From one Micromonospora siamensis genomic stretch:
- a CDS encoding metal-sensitive transcriptional regulator, which yields MKLRPEMTGEALTRLKRARGQLNAVIEMMENGEDCRAALTQLAAVSKAIDRAGFKIIASGMQHCGTVRERGEEPEMTEEELEKLFLALA from the coding sequence ATGAAGCTTCGGCCTGAGATGACCGGCGAGGCGCTGACCCGGCTCAAGCGAGCCCGTGGGCAGCTGAACGCGGTCATCGAGATGATGGAGAACGGCGAGGACTGCCGGGCGGCGCTGACCCAGCTCGCGGCGGTCTCCAAGGCGATCGACCGGGCCGGCTTCAAGATCATCGCCTCCGGCATGCAGCACTGCGGCACCGTGCGGGAGCGGGGCGAGGAGCCGGAGATGACCGAGGAGGAGCTGGAGAAGCTCTTCCTGGCCCTGGCCTGA
- a CDS encoding DUF302 domain-containing protein, giving the protein MSYAMTVRLSAPFAPTVERVRTALKDQGFGVLTEIDMRSTLRDKLGVDMAEYVILGACNPALAHRAVQADPAIGLLLPCNVVVRADGADSTVVQAMDPQVMVQLSDAPELPAIADEAAGRLREALATLPA; this is encoded by the coding sequence ATGAGCTACGCGATGACCGTCCGGCTGTCCGCGCCGTTCGCCCCGACCGTGGAACGCGTCCGGACGGCACTGAAGGACCAGGGCTTCGGCGTGCTCACCGAGATCGACATGCGGTCGACGCTCCGGGACAAGCTCGGTGTCGACATGGCCGAGTACGTCATCCTGGGCGCCTGCAACCCGGCGCTGGCGCACCGGGCCGTGCAGGCGGACCCGGCCATCGGCCTGCTCCTGCCCTGCAACGTCGTGGTACGCGCGGATGGGGCGGACAGCACGGTGGTGCAGGCCATGGATCCGCAGGTGATGGTGCAGCTCAGCGACGCGCCCGAGTTGCCGGCGATCGCCGACGAGGCAGCGGGCCGACTGCGCGAGGCGTTGGCGACCCTCCCGGCCTGA